In Fimbriiglobus ruber, a genomic segment contains:
- a CDS encoding PDZ domain-containing protein encodes MKAVLLALLLAPSAPMPAVEFYVAPNGDDAKSGSKEQPFATVHQAQIAARRARSQGHPVTVFLRGGTHYLATPLVFGPEDSGTKEAPVTYRAYEKETPVVSGGVKLNLTWEAFRDGISRAKVPDGFATDQLFVSGARQHLARYPNFNPDERIYNGFAADAVSPARAKRWADPRGGFIHAMHASEWGGYHFVITGKKDDGTVTYEGGWQNNRPSAMHGRFRFVENIFEELDAPGEWFLDRKTNTLYFYPPAGVQLATAQIEAVRLRHLVEFRGTAEAPVRFVNLRGLTFRHAARTFMDNKEPLVRSDWTTYRGGAVFYTGTEDCSLEDSFLDQVGGNAVFVNHYNRRLTVRGCHIAEAGGNGVAFVGDRDAARVPRDWKDTSQTLATLDREPGPKTNNYPADCVVDDCLIYRTGRVEKQTAPVQIELARGITVRHCSLYDVPRAGINIGDGCWGGHVIEFCDVFDTVKETGDHGSFNSWGRDRFWDLAGLNLNDDQTWEAQKQLPVLDATQTTVIRNNRWRCDHGWDIDLDDGSTNYHITNNLCLHGGLKNREGFFRTVENNIIVNNGFHPHVWYKHSQDVVRHNILGTDHYLPAGGMPATPWGREMDHNLVHQPGLTTPAPATKMARQSKRDEHSLVADALFVDPDRGDYRVKADSPALKLGFKNFPMDQFGVRKPDLKAIARTPELPKVRGSNAPTVLAVHYWQGMTVKDLEGEEYSAFGVSKEAGGVQVLSGTKSGIETGDLIQVVNGKPVKTFADLMRRQNEAAGEPLEVGIVRKQQPKTVRVTAYTYVTVDTGPPTAGTVPVRAITTKPATFNDPVATLSDGRLTEGYGPVFGNGTVGGAYKVDLGKAIDIAEIKTWSFNQNKNRGPQRFVLFGSTAARDPGWDANTFAPIIEVDTTHIPVDKFQVTRVRRAGDPSVGTFRWLMWVVTPVTEKGENTAFQEFQILAKP; translated from the coding sequence ATGAAAGCCGTCCTGCTCGCCCTGCTCCTCGCGCCGTCGGCTCCGATGCCGGCCGTCGAATTCTACGTCGCGCCGAACGGCGACGACGCGAAGTCGGGCAGCAAGGAGCAGCCGTTCGCCACGGTGCATCAGGCCCAGATCGCCGCCCGCCGGGCGCGAAGTCAGGGGCACCCGGTCACCGTCTTTCTGCGAGGCGGCACGCACTATCTGGCCACGCCGCTGGTCTTCGGCCCGGAGGATTCGGGTACGAAGGAGGCGCCGGTCACCTATCGGGCCTACGAGAAGGAAACCCCGGTCGTCAGTGGCGGCGTGAAACTGAACCTGACGTGGGAGGCGTTCCGGGACGGCATCAGCCGGGCCAAGGTGCCGGACGGCTTCGCCACCGATCAGTTGTTCGTCAGCGGGGCCCGGCAGCACCTCGCTCGCTACCCGAACTTCAACCCGGACGAACGCATCTACAACGGCTTCGCGGCCGACGCCGTGAGTCCCGCGCGGGCCAAACGCTGGGCCGACCCGCGTGGCGGTTTCATCCACGCGATGCACGCGAGCGAGTGGGGCGGGTATCACTTCGTCATCACCGGCAAAAAAGACGACGGGACCGTCACCTACGAGGGCGGTTGGCAGAACAACCGGCCGTCGGCGATGCACGGCCGGTTCCGCTTCGTGGAGAACATCTTTGAGGAGTTGGACGCCCCGGGCGAGTGGTTCCTCGATCGAAAGACGAACACGCTGTACTTCTACCCGCCGGCCGGCGTCCAACTGGCGACGGCGCAAATCGAGGCCGTCCGCCTCCGGCACCTGGTCGAGTTCCGGGGCACCGCCGAAGCGCCGGTCCGCTTCGTGAACCTCCGCGGGCTGACGTTCCGCCACGCGGCGCGGACGTTCATGGATAACAAGGAACCGCTGGTCCGCAGCGACTGGACCACCTACCGGGGCGGGGCCGTGTTCTACACGGGCACGGAGGACTGTTCCCTGGAGGACAGTTTCCTCGACCAGGTCGGCGGCAACGCGGTGTTCGTGAACCACTACAACCGCCGGCTGACCGTCCGCGGCTGCCACATCGCCGAAGCCGGGGGGAACGGCGTGGCGTTCGTCGGCGACCGCGACGCGGCCCGGGTGCCCCGGGACTGGAAGGACACCTCGCAAACGTTAGCAACGCTCGACCGCGAGCCGGGACCGAAGACCAACAACTACCCCGCCGACTGTGTCGTTGACGATTGCCTGATTTACCGCACGGGCCGCGTCGAGAAGCAAACGGCCCCGGTGCAGATCGAACTCGCGCGGGGTATTACCGTGCGGCACTGCTCGCTGTACGACGTGCCCCGCGCGGGCATCAACATCGGCGACGGTTGCTGGGGCGGCCACGTCATCGAGTTCTGCGACGTGTTCGACACGGTCAAGGAAACGGGCGACCACGGCTCCTTCAATTCGTGGGGGCGGGACCGCTTCTGGGATCTCGCGGGCTTGAACCTGAACGACGACCAGACGTGGGAAGCGCAGAAGCAACTGCCGGTCCTGGACGCGACCCAGACGACCGTCATTCGCAACAACCGCTGGCGCTGCGACCACGGCTGGGACATCGACCTCGACGACGGCTCAACGAACTACCACATCACCAACAACCTCTGCCTCCACGGCGGCCTGAAGAACCGCGAGGGCTTCTTCAGGACGGTCGAGAACAACATCATCGTCAACAACGGGTTCCACCCGCACGTTTGGTACAAGCACAGCCAGGACGTGGTCCGCCATAACATCCTGGGGACCGACCACTACCTCCCGGCGGGCGGCATGCCCGCGACGCCCTGGGGCCGCGAGATGGACCACAATCTGGTCCACCAACCCGGACTGACCACCCCCGCGCCGGCGACCAAGATGGCCCGGCAATCGAAGCGGGACGAGCATTCGCTGGTGGCGGACGCCCTGTTTGTCGATCCGGACCGGGGAGACTACCGAGTGAAGGCCGACTCCCCGGCCTTGAAACTGGGCTTCAAGAATTTCCCGATGGACCAGTTCGGCGTGCGCAAGCCGGACTTGAAAGCCATCGCCCGGACGCCCGAATTACCGAAGGTTCGGGGCAGCAACGCCCCCACGGTACTCGCGGTCCACTACTGGCAGGGCATGACGGTCAAGGATCTGGAGGGGGAGGAATACTCCGCCTTTGGCGTCAGCAAGGAAGCGGGCGGTGTGCAGGTGTTGAGCGGAACCAAGTCGGGAATCGAAACCGGCGACTTGATCCAGGTCGTTAACGGGAAGCCCGTCAAGACGTTCGCGGACCTCATGCGCCGGCAGAATGAAGCAGCCGGGGAACCGCTCGAAGTGGGCATCGTCCGGAAGCAGCAACCGAAGACGGTCCGCGTCACGGCTTATACATACGTGACGGTGGATACCGGGCCGCCGACCGCCGGCACCGTGCCGGTCCGGGCGATCACGACCAAGCCGGCGACGTTCAACGATCCGGTCGCGACCTTATCCGACGGCCGGCTCACGGAGGGGTATGGTCCGGTGTTCGGGAACGGCACCGTGGGTGGGGCTTACAAAGTCGATCTGGGCAAGGCGATCGACATCGCCGAGATTAAAACGTGGTCGTTCAACCAGAACAAGAACCGGGGCCCGCAACGATTCGTGTTGTTCGGCAGCACCGCGGCCCGAGATCCCGGTTGGGACGCGAACACGTTTGCCCCGATCATCGAAGTGGACACGACCCACATTCCGGTCGACAAGTTCCAGGTCACCCGCGTCCGCCGCGCGGGCGATCCGTCGGTCGGTACCTTTCGCTGGCTGATGTGGGTCGTCACCCCCGTGACCGAAAAAGGCGAGAACACCGCCTTCCAGGAGTTTCAGATCCTGGCTAAACCCTGA
- a CDS encoding prolyl oligopeptidase family serine peptidase, which produces MTLPVRNGSLTAAVWLLLAVPASARAQEPSWPPEKTKDAEFTGRKLDTYQHGVKKDWGYAAPQRDTFLVLHPKQAKPHPPLYVVLHSAGHDVHSCLACTTKVGNHDIYHAPPEFFALYLDCRANKGDWWWGSEKSKGSEVCPTEKRVIDTVKWVAKEYGIDENRVYLCGNSMGGSGTLGIGMRHGDVFAAIKANVPARVEHVSSRMYFAPLKVPADVTLPDPPIVVDYSAPNDSWSKGHDTFAKAMNERKYALFLYWGPFGHANNHEQILKVNDLINSFDWLGVQKNESYPVFTSASTNDPLPWPDHLADKKPGQVNAFFRWKTVSDTADAVETQLFLLTASKLKTSFTIPAEATADVSLRRPQKLRVAPGAAVRWTFGAATGEAKADATGCVTIPKLKVTAEPTTLSVQPVK; this is translated from the coding sequence ATGACCCTGCCGGTCCGCAACGGTTCGTTGACCGCCGCCGTTTGGCTCCTCCTGGCGGTGCCCGCCTCGGCCCGGGCGCAAGAACCGAGCTGGCCCCCGGAGAAGACCAAGGACGCCGAATTTACCGGGCGGAAACTGGACACCTACCAGCACGGCGTCAAGAAGGACTGGGGGTACGCCGCGCCCCAGCGGGACACGTTCCTGGTCCTCCACCCGAAGCAGGCGAAGCCGCACCCCCCGCTGTACGTCGTCCTCCATTCCGCCGGGCACGACGTCCACTCGTGCCTGGCCTGCACGACCAAGGTCGGCAACCACGACATCTACCACGCGCCGCCGGAGTTCTTCGCGCTCTACCTCGATTGCCGGGCCAACAAGGGGGACTGGTGGTGGGGGAGTGAAAAGTCCAAGGGCTCCGAGGTGTGCCCCACGGAAAAGCGGGTCATCGACACGGTGAAATGGGTGGCCAAGGAATACGGGATCGACGAGAACCGCGTCTACCTGTGCGGGAATTCGATGGGCGGGAGCGGCACCCTGGGGATCGGGATGCGCCACGGCGACGTCTTCGCCGCCATCAAGGCGAACGTCCCCGCCCGGGTCGAACACGTCTCCAGCCGGATGTACTTCGCCCCACTAAAGGTGCCGGCTGACGTCACCCTCCCCGACCCCCCGATCGTGGTCGACTACTCCGCCCCGAACGACAGTTGGTCGAAGGGCCACGACACGTTCGCCAAAGCCATGAACGAGCGGAAGTACGCGCTGTTCCTGTACTGGGGCCCGTTCGGGCACGCGAACAACCACGAGCAGATCCTGAAGGTGAACGACCTGATCAACTCCTTCGACTGGCTGGGCGTCCAGAAGAACGAGTCCTACCCGGTGTTCACCAGCGCCTCGACCAACGACCCGTTGCCCTGGCCCGATCACCTCGCCGACAAAAAGCCGGGCCAGGTCAACGCGTTCTTCCGCTGGAAGACGGTGAGCGACACGGCGGACGCGGTCGAAACGCAACTGTTCCTGCTCACGGCGTCGAAGCTCAAAACGTCCTTCACCATCCCGGCGGAAGCGACCGCGGACGTGAGCCTGCGCCGGCCGCAGAAGTTGCGCGTCGCCCCGGGAGCGGCCGTGCGCTGGACGTTCGGCGCGGCCACCGGCGAGGCCAAGGCCGACGCGACGGGGTGCGTCACCATCCCCAAGTTGAAGGTCACAGCCGAGCCGACCACGCTGAGCGTTCAGCCAGTGAAGTAG
- a CDS encoding class I SAM-dependent methyltransferase has protein sequence MVTQFFCQRYQSLFSNSHPEEAKLVALHSSGRRAEFLRSYFDHEYAKGVQMVERFAAVTREWEGGRTLDFGCGGGGLSLRVRERCPEVVGIDIEDYKLDFARAEAERMGVSGVDFVCYGGGDLPFPDQSFDCIFCVDVIEHLPTPERFVAEFRRVLRPGGWLLISFGPPWRHAHGKHMWAKLPGWWTHLLFPRPAVMRVSGFSPETTWESLGLHRLTVGKYDRVMGQSGFECAHHEYKINSRVAPLKHVPFVREYFIAEVVGVYRNPG, from the coding sequence GTGGTTACTCAATTCTTTTGCCAACGGTATCAGTCCCTTTTCTCGAACAGTCACCCGGAGGAGGCGAAACTGGTCGCGCTGCACAGCAGCGGCCGGCGGGCCGAGTTCCTCCGGAGTTACTTCGACCACGAATACGCCAAGGGCGTGCAGATGGTCGAGCGGTTCGCCGCCGTCACGCGGGAGTGGGAAGGCGGGCGGACGCTCGACTTCGGGTGCGGCGGCGGCGGACTGAGTCTGCGGGTCCGGGAGCGGTGCCCGGAGGTGGTCGGCATCGACATCGAAGATTACAAGCTGGACTTCGCCCGCGCGGAAGCCGAGCGGATGGGCGTCTCCGGCGTCGACTTCGTCTGCTACGGCGGCGGCGACCTGCCGTTTCCGGACCAGTCGTTCGACTGCATTTTCTGCGTCGACGTGATCGAACACCTGCCGACGCCCGAGCGGTTCGTGGCCGAATTCCGCCGGGTTCTGCGGCCGGGCGGGTGGCTACTCATCAGTTTCGGGCCGCCGTGGCGGCACGCGCACGGCAAGCACATGTGGGCCAAACTCCCCGGCTGGTGGACGCACCTGCTGTTCCCGCGACCGGCCGTCATGCGGGTGAGCGGCTTCTCGCCCGAAACGACATGGGAGAGCCTCGGGTTGCACCGACTGACCGTCGGGAAGTACGACCGCGTCATGGGCCAGAGTGGGTTCGAGTGCGCCCACCACGAGTACAAAATCAACTCCCGCGTCGCCCCACTCAAGCACGTGCCATTCGTCCGCGAATACTTCATCGCGGAGGTCGTCGGGGTTTATCGCAATCCGGGCTGA
- a CDS encoding arylsulfatase, producing the protein MLHRTPARWLFALVAVFGFYWTAPAADPVKPPNIVFIVADDLGCFELGCYGQKLIHTPNIDKLAAGGMKFTQFYAGNNVCAPSRCCLMTGKHAGHAAIRDNKQFKKVGEGQQPLPASETTVATLLKGKGYATGAMGKWGLGMWDTTGSPLKHGFDLFYGYNCQAHAHSHYPIYLYRNAEKFTLPGNNGKTGDTFTQDLFEQEAVKFLDAHKDGPFFLFLPFIVPHVAVQVPEDALAEYQGKLGADPAYDGKKGYLPHPAPHAGYAAMVTRMDRSVGRIMDKLKELKLDDNTLVVFTSDNGPTHNVGGADSTFFQSAGTLRGLKGSMYEGGIRIPLIASWPGHIKPGSTSAMPSYFPDVLPTLCELVGATTPPGLDGVSMLPTLTGKGEQKDHTCLYWESPGYGGQQAVREKDWKAVRQNLGKGTIKTELYDLATDPSETTDVGEKHPDVLTRLEGLMKTQHTPSAEFPLQTIDAKRK; encoded by the coding sequence GTGCTGCATCGTACACCTGCCCGGTGGCTGTTCGCCCTCGTTGCCGTTTTCGGCTTTTACTGGACCGCACCGGCCGCCGATCCCGTCAAGCCGCCGAACATCGTCTTCATCGTCGCCGACGACCTCGGGTGCTTCGAACTCGGGTGCTACGGGCAGAAACTCATTCACACGCCGAACATCGACAAGCTCGCGGCTGGCGGGATGAAATTCACGCAGTTTTACGCCGGCAACAACGTCTGCGCGCCGTCCCGCTGCTGCCTCATGACCGGCAAACACGCCGGGCACGCCGCCATCCGGGACAACAAGCAGTTCAAGAAGGTCGGCGAAGGCCAACAACCGCTGCCCGCGAGCGAAACCACCGTCGCGACGTTGCTCAAGGGCAAGGGGTACGCGACCGGCGCGATGGGCAAGTGGGGCCTCGGCATGTGGGACACCACCGGCAGCCCACTCAAGCACGGGTTCGACCTGTTTTACGGGTACAACTGCCAGGCCCACGCGCACAGCCACTACCCGATCTACCTCTACCGCAACGCCGAGAAATTCACGCTGCCCGGGAACAACGGGAAAACGGGCGACACTTTCACGCAAGACTTGTTCGAGCAGGAGGCAGTCAAGTTCCTCGACGCCCATAAAGACGGGCCGTTTTTCCTGTTCCTGCCGTTCATCGTCCCGCACGTCGCGGTTCAAGTCCCGGAGGACGCGCTGGCCGAGTACCAGGGTAAGCTCGGCGCGGACCCGGCCTACGACGGCAAGAAAGGCTACCTCCCGCACCCCGCGCCCCACGCCGGGTACGCGGCCATGGTCACGCGGATGGACCGCAGTGTCGGCCGAATCATGGACAAGCTCAAGGAACTCAAGCTGGACGACAACACCCTGGTCGTCTTCACCAGCGACAACGGCCCGACGCACAACGTCGGCGGGGCGGACTCGACGTTCTTCCAGTCCGCCGGAACGCTCCGGGGTCTGAAGGGGAGCATGTACGAAGGGGGAATTCGCATCCCGCTGATCGCCAGCTGGCCGGGCCACATCAAGCCGGGCAGTACGAGCGCGATGCCGTCTTACTTCCCGGACGTACTCCCGACCCTGTGCGAACTGGTCGGCGCGACGACCCCACCGGGTCTCGACGGCGTCAGCATGCTCCCGACGCTAACCGGCAAAGGGGAACAAAAGGACCACACGTGCTTGTACTGGGAGTCGCCCGGTTACGGCGGGCAGCAAGCCGTGCGGGAAAAAGATTGGAAGGCTGTGCGACAGAATCTCGGCAAGGGGACCATCAAAACCGAGCTTTATGACCTCGCCACGGACCCGTCTGAAACGACCGACGTGGGTGAAAAGCACCCAGATGTCCTGACGCGGCTCGAAGGACTCATGAAAACCCAACACACCCCGTCGGCGGAATTCCCTCTCCAAACAATTGACGCGAAAAGAAAATAG
- a CDS encoding GGDEF domain-containing protein codes for MNEYAHYDFLTTLIQTTGIVLVAGLLLPMTRAIPGQFLWYWSCGWMCQAVALLAIFGATQFPAARVPFLIGHEFTEYLFGLLLWAGCREAATENRLCLRDAIVLAPFAAYSTVSVLLLGDVTHLRPFHDAAIGTLFVLALASTRDFRMDLQTPTIGLWVVRGALVGLALLHWHYAMIDGYAVFGRTNEPPQYMAFAPLYDVLCEVVLAFGMVMLAADRMRGALEAKNRQLAAATEELAAAARTDALTGLLNRRAFDDLAREHVDKLFAGSIAIIDLNNLKPLNDTHGHAAGDVALQLIARALRVHFRVTDPIFRTGGDEFAVVMIGCGEADLRERMTRLDDALLNQRLPGVAGVTNLSLAWGVAGFTAIGELPAAVQRADAAMYTCKRQKKMAAPPEPALAP; via the coding sequence ATGAACGAGTACGCACACTACGACTTTCTCACCACGCTGATCCAGACGACGGGGATCGTGCTCGTGGCGGGGTTGTTGTTGCCGATGACTCGCGCGATCCCGGGACAGTTCTTGTGGTACTGGTCGTGCGGGTGGATGTGCCAGGCCGTCGCCTTGCTGGCGATCTTCGGGGCGACGCAATTCCCGGCCGCCCGCGTTCCCTTCTTGATCGGTCACGAGTTCACCGAGTACCTGTTCGGCCTGTTGTTGTGGGCCGGGTGCCGCGAGGCCGCGACCGAAAATCGGCTCTGCCTCCGGGACGCGATCGTCCTGGCCCCGTTCGCGGCCTATTCGACCGTCTCGGTCCTCTTACTCGGCGACGTCACCCACCTCCGCCCGTTCCACGATGCCGCCATCGGCACGCTGTTCGTCCTGGCTCTGGCGTCGACTCGAGACTTCCGGATGGACCTGCAAACGCCGACGATCGGCCTGTGGGTGGTCCGAGGGGCACTGGTCGGGTTGGCCCTCCTCCACTGGCATTACGCGATGATCGACGGGTACGCGGTGTTCGGCCGGACGAATGAACCGCCGCAATACATGGCGTTCGCCCCCCTATACGACGTGCTGTGCGAGGTGGTGCTGGCGTTCGGTATGGTGATGTTGGCGGCCGACCGGATGCGGGGCGCCCTGGAAGCCAAGAACCGTCAGCTGGCGGCCGCCACCGAGGAACTCGCCGCGGCCGCCCGGACGGACGCGCTGACGGGACTGCTGAACCGCCGGGCGTTCGACGACCTGGCCCGGGAACACGTGGACAAGTTATTCGCCGGCAGCATCGCGATCATCGACTTGAACAACCTGAAGCCCCTCAACGACACGCACGGCCACGCGGCCGGGGACGTGGCGCTGCAGCTCATCGCCCGCGCCCTGCGGGTCCACTTCCGGGTCACCGACCCGATCTTCCGGACCGGCGGGGACGAGTTCGCGGTGGTCATGATCGGGTGCGGGGAAGCCGACCTGCGCGAGCGCATGACCCGCCTCGACGACGCCCTCCTAAACCAGCGGTTGCCCGGGGTGGCCGGGGTAACGAACTTGTCCCTGGCCTGGGGCGTCGCCGGGTTCACCGCCATCGGGGAACTTCCTGCCGCCGTCCAGCGGGCCGACGCCGCCATGTACACCTGCAAGCGGCAGAAGAAGATGGCCGCCCCCCCCGAGCCGGCGCTGGCACCGTGA
- a CDS encoding ABC transporter permease gives MRFYRLNHAVRLGLRSLAVHRLRSALTALGIVLGVASVIVMLAIGEAARYQALKQLEDLGANTIVLRSTKPTDDAGSDQGVDMAAYGLTYADLDRIRSTIPTVVAATPMREYRKTVRYQANKIDGRVVGATPEFYTQNNMRIAVGRWIDETDERRFENVAVLGAATAEKLFPTQNPVGRSVSIENIDRTRSFVVIGVTEPKTLAAGGGGGDADLNRVVFIPFATDRVRFGREIISYKAGSSFQRERIDISQMTVAVDRVENVARTAVAVQSVIDQFHPRKDVAVTVPLDLLQKAEQTQRMFTMILGAIAGISLVVGGIGIMNIMLATVTERTREIGIRRALGAKRRDIATQFLIETLVLSCGGGVAGIALGVGLAYTISGVFGMPAIIRVWSPVLAFGVSVLVGLASGYYPARRAARLDPIEALRHT, from the coding sequence GTGCGCTTTTATCGCCTCAATCACGCAGTCCGCCTCGGCCTCCGGAGCTTGGCCGTCCACCGGCTCCGGTCCGCGCTGACCGCGTTGGGCATCGTACTCGGGGTCGCGTCGGTGATCGTCATGCTGGCGATCGGCGAGGCCGCCCGGTATCAGGCGCTCAAGCAACTGGAGGATCTGGGCGCTAACACCATCGTGCTTCGGAGTACCAAGCCGACCGACGACGCCGGGTCGGACCAGGGGGTCGACATGGCGGCCTACGGGCTGACGTACGCCGACCTGGACCGCATCCGGTCGACCATCCCGACCGTCGTCGCCGCCACCCCCATGCGGGAGTACCGGAAGACGGTCCGCTACCAAGCCAACAAGATCGACGGCCGGGTCGTCGGGGCGACGCCGGAGTTTTACACCCAGAACAACATGCGCATCGCCGTCGGCCGGTGGATCGACGAGACGGACGAGCGGCGGTTCGAGAACGTGGCCGTTCTCGGGGCGGCGACGGCCGAGAAGTTGTTCCCCACCCAGAACCCGGTCGGACGGTCGGTGTCGATCGAAAACATCGACCGCACGCGGTCGTTCGTGGTGATCGGGGTCACGGAACCGAAGACGCTGGCCGCCGGCGGGGGCGGTGGGGACGCGGACCTCAACCGGGTCGTATTCATCCCGTTCGCCACCGACCGCGTGCGGTTCGGGCGGGAGATCATTTCGTACAAGGCCGGGTCGTCGTTCCAGCGCGAGCGGATCGACATCAGCCAGATGACGGTCGCCGTGGACCGGGTGGAGAACGTGGCGCGAACGGCCGTCGCCGTCCAGTCGGTGATCGATCAATTCCACCCGCGGAAAGACGTGGCCGTCACCGTTCCCCTCGACCTGTTGCAGAAGGCCGAGCAGACGCAGCGGATGTTCACCATGATTCTGGGGGCGATCGCGGGCATTTCGCTGGTCGTCGGGGGCATCGGGATCATGAACATCATGCTGGCGACGGTCACCGAGCGGACCCGGGAGATCGGCATCCGCCGGGCCCTCGGGGCCAAGCGGCGGGACATCGCCACCCAGTTTCTGATCGAGACGCTGGTCCTCTCGTGCGGCGGTGGGGTTGCCGGGATCGCTCTCGGGGTGGGGCTGGCGTACACGATCTCCGGGGTATTCGGGATGCCCGCCATCATCCGCGTCTGGTCTCCCGTGCTGGCGTTCGGGGTGTCGGTCCTGGTCGGGCTGGCGTCCGGTTACTACCCCGCCCGGCGGGCTGCCCGGCTCGACCCGATCGAGGCACTACGGCACACGTAA
- a CDS encoding efflux RND transporter periplasmic adaptor subunit gives MPPPDPQTPPPLALPLPPGNTPAQRPARPGRVARAARPTAAVGCAAAIVYVAVTWGLPGRKSTDVLTATAARGELVITVTDRGELESSKAVEVLCEVEGGGKLATIVPEGTRVKKGDEVARFDTDTLQKGIGEQEVKWEQAAGKLKAAENDLEVQRNKAEGEIDKAALALTLAKIDFDSYEEGEYLVELDKRKGAAEKGKKELKEAEDNLDFTRNMVKKGFAQMEQIRVMELNFENKRYEVRQQEADLKVLEKFTKVRKVTELEAKAKDAKRELDRTKKTQAAATEKAENEMKAARKTADLEKKQLERLKLQLNNCVVKAPAEGILIYYNRRFWDDSAKIRPGATLFFQQPIFTLPDLDDMQVKLKVHESVVKKVQKGQSATLQVDALPNQVLHGRVILVATMASNDGFGRGGVKEYQTDVTIDDLPKGAGLRPGMTADVKILIKTIKDALTVPVQAVTESGGKNICYVMTGGGIERRVVKVGDGNDQLVQILDGLAEGDKVTLDARIRAAAELKTRDEKDPAKASEPPPAAEPPSSASEPAPAKN, from the coding sequence ATGCCGCCCCCAGACCCGCAGACGCCGCCCCCGCTGGCGCTCCCCCTCCCGCCCGGTAATACCCCCGCGCAGCGACCCGCCCGCCCGGGGCGGGTCGCACGCGCGGCCCGGCCGACGGCCGCGGTCGGGTGCGCTGCCGCGATCGTGTACGTCGCGGTGACCTGGGGACTGCCGGGACGGAAGTCAACCGACGTGTTGACCGCGACGGCCGCGCGGGGCGAGTTGGTCATCACCGTCACCGACCGTGGCGAGTTGGAAAGTTCCAAGGCGGTCGAAGTCTTGTGTGAAGTCGAGGGCGGGGGCAAGTTGGCCACGATCGTTCCCGAAGGGACGCGGGTCAAAAAAGGGGACGAGGTCGCCCGGTTCGACACCGACACCCTTCAGAAGGGGATCGGCGAGCAGGAGGTCAAGTGGGAGCAGGCCGCCGGTAAGCTCAAGGCGGCCGAGAACGACCTGGAGGTCCAGCGGAACAAAGCCGAGGGCGAGATCGACAAGGCCGCCCTGGCGTTAACCCTGGCAAAGATCGATTTCGATTCTTACGAAGAAGGCGAATATCTCGTCGAACTCGACAAGCGGAAGGGCGCGGCCGAGAAGGGCAAGAAGGAATTGAAGGAGGCGGAAGACAACCTGGACTTCACGCGAAACATGGTGAAAAAAGGGTTCGCCCAGATGGAACAAATCCGGGTCATGGAACTGAACTTCGAGAACAAACGGTACGAAGTCCGCCAGCAAGAAGCGGACCTGAAGGTCCTCGAAAAGTTTACCAAGGTCCGCAAGGTGACCGAACTCGAAGCCAAGGCCAAAGACGCCAAGCGCGAACTGGACCGGACGAAAAAAACGCAAGCCGCGGCCACCGAGAAGGCCGAGAACGAGATGAAAGCGGCCCGAAAGACGGCCGACCTGGAAAAGAAGCAACTCGAACGACTGAAACTCCAACTCAACAACTGCGTCGTCAAGGCCCCGGCGGAGGGCATCCTCATCTACTACAACCGGCGTTTCTGGGACGACTCGGCCAAGATTCGGCCCGGGGCCACACTCTTCTTCCAGCAACCGATCTTCACCCTCCCGGACCTGGACGACATGCAGGTCAAGCTCAAGGTCCACGAGTCCGTGGTGAAGAAAGTTCAGAAGGGTCAATCGGCCACCCTGCAAGTGGACGCCCTGCCGAACCAGGTGCTGCACGGCCGGGTGATCCTGGTCGCCACGATGGCGTCGAACGACGGGTTCGGCCGCGGCGGGGTGAAGGAATACCAGACCGACGTCACGATCGACGACCTGCCCAAAGGCGCGGGCCTGCGGCCGGGGATGACCGCCGACGTGAAGATTCTGATCAAGACGATCAAAGACGCCCTCACCGTCCCGGTCCAGGCCGTCACCGAGTCGGGCGGTAAGAACATCTGTTACGTGATGACCGGCGGTGGGATCGAGCGGCGGGTGGTGAAGGTGGGGGACGGCAACGACCAACTCGTCCAGATCCTCGACGGGCTGGCCGAGGGCGACAAGGTGACGCTGGACGCCCGGATTCGGGCCGCGGCCGAGTTGAAGACGCGGGACGAAAAAGACCCGGCCAAGGCCAGCGAGCCGCCGCCGGCCGCCGAACCACCGTCGAGCGCGTCCGAACCGGCGCCGGCCAAGAACTGA